In a genomic window of Paracoccaceae bacterium:
- a CDS encoding ATP-binding protein, whose amino-acid sequence MNSDRAIWASLPVPTLIIGPNETVVDINSAAEGFLNVSAKSVHAVPVWDLIAVNDPLEAAFERARDSGTPLFVNDVDVGSGERAPMQSDLQVAPLIGHAGHMILMISPRELAGRMTQNHSVKSAAKSAIGMAEMLAHEIKNPLAGITGAAQLLSMNLGSEDLELTDLIVEESRRIVKLLGQVEQFGNLSVPDFQPVNVHDVLDRARRSALLGFGAHMKIIEDYDPSLPMAHGDPDQLLQVILNLLKNASEASGGTAGTIRLHSYFEHSFRLRRSDGTGQSLPLQIEIIDDGPGLPEAIKGDVFDPFVSGRENGTGLGLALVSKIISDHGGWISVTSIPSKTVFRISLPRAPKSTSQNL is encoded by the coding sequence ATGAATTCTGACCGCGCGATCTGGGCCAGCTTGCCCGTGCCGACACTGATTATTGGGCCAAATGAGACCGTCGTCGATATAAACTCTGCGGCTGAGGGCTTTTTGAACGTTTCCGCGAAATCTGTTCACGCCGTTCCGGTCTGGGATCTTATTGCGGTGAATGATCCGCTCGAAGCCGCGTTTGAGCGCGCGCGCGACTCCGGCACGCCACTGTTTGTGAACGATGTGGATGTAGGCAGTGGTGAGCGCGCGCCGATGCAATCCGATTTGCAGGTCGCCCCGCTGATCGGGCACGCCGGACATATGATCCTGATGATTTCTCCGCGCGAACTGGCCGGACGTATGACGCAGAACCATTCCGTCAAATCGGCGGCAAAATCGGCGATCGGCATGGCCGAAATGCTGGCGCATGAGATCAAGAACCCCTTGGCTGGGATTACCGGTGCAGCACAGCTTTTGAGCATGAACCTCGGTTCTGAGGACCTTGAGTTGACCGATCTGATTGTCGAGGAAAGCCGTCGTATCGTGAAGCTGCTTGGGCAGGTCGAGCAATTCGGCAACCTGTCGGTTCCGGATTTTCAGCCAGTCAACGTGCATGACGTGCTGGATCGGGCCCGCCGTTCAGCACTTTTGGGTTTTGGGGCTCATATGAAGATCATTGAGGATTATGATCCTTCTTTGCCCATGGCGCATGGCGATCCAGACCAGCTCCTACAGGTGATTCTGAACCTTTTGAAAAATGCCTCCGAGGCTTCAGGCGGCACGGCCGGTACAATCAGGTTACACAGCTATTTCGAACATTCGTTTCGGTTGCGACGTTCGGATGGCACCGGCCAGTCCCTGCCGCTGCAGATCGAAATTATTGATGATGGCCCCGGATTGCCCGAAGCAATCAAGGGCGATGTGTTTGATCCCTTTGTGTCCGGGCGCGAAAATGGGACCGGCCTCGGCCTCGCGCTGGTCAGCAAAATCATCTCGGATCATGGGGGCTGGATTTCGGTGACCTCAATCCCGAGTAAAACGGTGTTCCGCATATCTCTGCCGCGCGCGCCTAAATCAACTTCGCAAAATCTTTAA
- a CDS encoding response regulator, which yields MDGTVLVADDDRTIRTVLTQALTRAGCKVHATSSLTTLMRWVGEGKGDVVISDVMMPDGNGLEMLPKISEDRPGLPVIVISAQNTIMTAIQAAEAEAYDYLPKPFDLPDLMKRTARALETRPQTRRTTQDNDQRPDELPLVGRTALMQALYRVVARVMNTDLPVLIWGESGTGKSLIARAIHDFSDRRSLPFITASAEELQDLEGPARLLARVKGGTLLVEEIADLPAELQARLVHMMDTPGEYAPRFLATSQSDLNAAMEAGQMRKDLYYRLSGATLTVPALRERVDDIPILTDHFLAKMEASGSDQRVLSQSAREIFHNYSWPGNVRQLENAVRRLGLTSRAAEISASEVEQVLGAQPDLEPMRASGNTEKLGASVEGHLRRYFDLHGNMLPPAGLYARILREVEAPLIEIALEATGGNQAKCADLLGINRNTLRKKITDLDIEVTRRRKLM from the coding sequence ATGGATGGCACGGTATTGGTTGCGGATGATGACAGGACGATCAGAACTGTTCTGACACAGGCTTTGACCCGTGCCGGTTGCAAGGTCCACGCGACGTCAAGTCTGACCACCCTGATGCGTTGGGTCGGCGAAGGCAAAGGCGATGTGGTCATTTCCGATGTGATGATGCCGGACGGAAACGGTTTGGAAATGTTGCCGAAGATTTCCGAAGACCGGCCGGGCCTTCCCGTGATTGTCATTTCCGCTCAGAATACGATCATGACGGCGATTCAGGCGGCGGAAGCCGAAGCCTATGACTATTTGCCCAAGCCATTTGATCTGCCGGATTTGATGAAACGCACGGCGCGCGCCCTTGAGACGCGTCCACAAACCCGTCGTACGACCCAAGATAATGACCAGCGCCCTGATGAGCTACCTCTGGTCGGACGCACGGCCCTCATGCAGGCGCTGTACCGGGTTGTGGCGCGTGTCATGAACACAGATCTGCCGGTATTGATCTGGGGAGAGTCCGGCACTGGTAAATCCCTGATCGCAAGGGCTATTCATGATTTTTCTGACCGGCGCAGCCTGCCGTTCATCACGGCCTCTGCCGAGGAATTGCAGGACCTTGAAGGACCTGCCCGGCTGTTGGCGCGAGTAAAGGGGGGCACGCTTCTGGTCGAAGAGATCGCCGATCTGCCCGCAGAGTTGCAAGCGCGTCTGGTCCATATGATGGACACGCCGGGTGAATATGCGCCGCGCTTTCTGGCGACCAGCCAATCCGATCTGAATGCGGCGATGGAGGCGGGTCAGATGCGCAAGGATCTCTATTACCGTCTGAGCGGCGCGACCCTGACGGTGCCGGCCCTGCGCGAGCGTGTGGACGATATTCCAATTCTGACCGATCACTTTCTGGCAAAGATGGAGGCATCCGGGTCTGACCAGCGTGTTTTGTCTCAAAGTGCCCGCGAAATTTTTCACAATTACAGCTGGCCGGGCAATGTGCGTCAGTTGGAAAACGCGGTGCGCCGCCTTGGGCTTACCAGTCGCGCTGCTGAGATATCAGCCAGTGAGGTGGAGCAGGTTCTGGGCGCTCAACCCGATCTGGAGCCGATGCGTGCGTCTGGAAATACTGAAAAACTGGGGGCCTCAGTGGAAGGCCATTTGAGACGTTACTTCGATTTGCATGGCAATATGTTGCCGCCGGCGGGACTTTATGCGCGGATTCTGCGCGAAGTAGAGGCGCCTTTGATCGAAATAGCCTTGGAAGCGACAGGCGGGAATCAGGCCAAATGCGCTGATTTACTTGGGATAAATCGAAATACGCTGAGAAAAAAGATCACCGACCTCGATATTGAGGTGACACGGCGTCGCAAATTGATGTAA
- a CDS encoding PAS domain-containing sensor histidine kinase — translation MNPRVEKSLWLRLGRLRRIRRVRNFATLGLVVLGPLLALSTYLVLGPLGQAGNTLGLRLILLADFVYILVVAALVLAQVGRLIAARRAKSAGSRLHLRLTGVFALMALIPTVTVAIFAGLTVNVGLEGWFSDRVRQVVGTSLAAAEAYESEQRVDLAEDARALASSLDEARRSGVNVSDSELLSEGQRQIQRGLREAYLIDGTGEIRARGDRSYLFDYEQPSEAQLVEADAMDVLVIEDWSNNEYRALVRLSSFVDRFLYISRDVDGEILSLLDETKETVRLYQQLESERGRLLFDFVLLYLAFAVILILAAIWLGLWFAERLSVPVGRLTGAAQQVGAGDLDVQVREEEGDDEIAMLGRYFNQMTKQLKAQRGTLVKNSEQIERRRRLFDSVLSSVTSGVVGLDPQGCVTFVNKSAERLLDWQAGQENLSLKVAVPEFGPIFETITQPQYEVAQGEVKVTRQRRLENLLVRMAKRRSQSGVLEGYVVSFDDVTDLVSAQRMAAWGDVARRIAHEIKNPLTPIQLSAERIKRKFSPKVGEDSDSLEQMTDVIIRQTGDLRRIVDEFSKFARMPEPDRKALNLTELVRDAVLLQQTGQPDVQITATLPEIPIGADLDATMIGQALTNLIKNAGEAIESLHKKGVPDGHVPMIEVNLSTVQDRARITIADNGIGLPADRARLFEPYVTTRSEGTGLGLPIVKKIIEEHGGTLTLEDAPVFEGQTHAGAMAIITLPYSTSTKKPETSPLLEGSNP, via the coding sequence GTGAATCCCCGTGTAGAAAAGTCACTATGGCTACGGTTGGGACGTTTGCGTCGCATTCGGCGTGTACGCAATTTCGCGACGTTGGGTCTGGTGGTTCTGGGCCCGCTTTTGGCACTGTCGACCTATCTGGTCCTTGGGCCTTTGGGACAGGCCGGCAACACGTTAGGTCTGCGCCTCATTCTGCTGGCCGACTTCGTCTATATTCTCGTCGTGGCAGCGCTGGTTTTGGCGCAGGTCGGTCGATTAATCGCGGCGCGGCGCGCAAAATCCGCCGGTTCCAGGCTGCACCTGCGTCTGACAGGTGTATTCGCTTTGATGGCGCTGATTCCGACCGTGACAGTGGCGATTTTTGCTGGGCTTACCGTGAATGTGGGTCTTGAGGGTTGGTTTTCAGACCGTGTTCGGCAGGTTGTCGGCACATCTCTTGCGGCGGCTGAAGCCTATGAGTCCGAACAGCGCGTCGATCTGGCAGAAGACGCGCGCGCGCTCGCCAGCAGTCTGGATGAGGCGCGCCGCTCCGGCGTGAACGTGTCGGACAGCGAACTTCTGAGCGAGGGCCAGCGTCAGATCCAACGCGGTCTGCGCGAAGCCTATCTCATCGATGGCACCGGAGAGATCCGCGCACGCGGGGATCGCTCCTATCTGTTTGATTATGAACAACCCTCAGAAGCGCAGCTTGTGGAGGCTGACGCCATGGACGTTCTGGTCATCGAGGATTGGAGCAATAATGAATACCGCGCGCTGGTGCGTCTCTCTTCCTTTGTGGACCGATTTCTTTACATCAGCCGCGATGTGGACGGCGAAATCCTGTCTCTGCTCGATGAGACCAAGGAAACGGTGCGGCTCTATCAGCAATTGGAAAGTGAACGCGGGCGACTTTTGTTTGATTTTGTCCTGCTCTACCTCGCGTTTGCCGTGATCCTGATCCTCGCCGCCATCTGGTTGGGCCTTTGGTTCGCCGAGCGCTTGTCCGTGCCGGTTGGCCGTTTGACCGGCGCTGCACAACAGGTCGGGGCAGGCGATCTCGATGTTCAGGTGCGCGAGGAGGAGGGCGATGATGAAATCGCCATGTTGGGTCGGTATTTCAACCAGATGACGAAACAACTCAAGGCGCAACGCGGAACGCTTGTCAAAAACAGCGAACAAATCGAGCGCCGCCGCCGCCTGTTTGATTCGGTGCTGAGTTCGGTCACCTCGGGCGTGGTGGGGTTGGATCCGCAGGGATGTGTGACCTTTGTAAATAAGTCAGCCGAAAGGTTGCTGGATTGGCAGGCCGGGCAGGAAAACCTGTCGCTCAAAGTGGCAGTGCCGGAATTTGGACCGATTTTTGAGACGATCACCCAGCCCCAGTATGAGGTGGCGCAGGGCGAGGTTAAGGTCACGCGCCAACGGCGTCTGGAAAACCTGTTGGTGCGCATGGCCAAACGGCGTTCGCAGTCGGGTGTTCTGGAGGGGTATGTTGTCTCCTTTGATGACGTCACTGATCTGGTCAGCGCCCAACGCATGGCAGCCTGGGGGGATGTGGCACGCCGCATTGCACATGAAATCAAGAACCCGCTGACCCCGATTCAACTGTCGGCGGAACGCATCAAGCGCAAGTTCTCCCCAAAAGTCGGAGAAGATAGCGACTCGCTGGAACAAATGACGGATGTGATCATCCGTCAAACCGGTGATCTGCGCCGCATCGTCGATGAATTCTCCAAATTTGCACGGATGCCGGAACCGGATCGCAAAGCACTGAACCTGACAGAACTGGTGCGCGACGCGGTGCTGTTGCAGCAAACCGGACAGCCGGACGTTCAGATCACAGCAACGCTGCCTGAGATCCCAATTGGCGCGGATCTGGATGCGACCATGATTGGTCAGGCGTTGACAAACCTGATTAAGAACGCAGGAGAGGCTATTGAATCGCTTCATAAAAAGGGCGTTCCAGATGGACATGTTCCAATGATCGAAGTGAATTTGAGCACGGTTCAGGATCGCGCCCGGATCACGATTGCCGACAATGGCATTGGCCTCCCTGCGGATCGCGCCCGCCTGTTTGAACCCTATGTGACGACGCGTAGTGAGGGGACAGGCCTTGGCTTGCCCATCGTCAAAAAGATAATCGAAGAGCACGGCGGTACGCTGACGCTTGAAGATGCACCGGTCTTTGAAGGCCAGACCCATGCGGGCGCAATGGCCATCATCACTTTGCCATATTCGACCAGCACCAAGAAACCAGAAACGTCCCCCCTGTTAGAAGGAAGTAACCCATGA
- a CDS encoding sigma-54 dependent transcriptional regulator, giving the protein MSDILIVDDERDIRELISDILKDEGYPTRLAGNSDDAMAAINAEAPALIVLDIWLKDSRMDGIDILKSVKRDNPDVPVVIISGHGNIEIAVAAIKQGAYDFIEKPFNIDQLLVVIRRAMETSRLRRENQSLRRRDVTSSDMIGNSAAFRALVGQLDKVTKSNGRIMLTGPAGSGKEVAARYIHANSNRAAAPFVTVNCAGVAPERMEEVLFGRETPERGVEPGLLEEAHGGVIYFDEVADMPIGTQSKILRVLVDQQFQRVGGNDKVRVDLRVISSTNRDLQNAIIAGTFREELYHRLNVVPIAVPSLEERREDIPTLAEHFISEMNAVQGLPLREISADAEALMQTMVWPGNVRQLKNLVERVLILGDESGPIEARELPGVDEGSGDDSRVVLSGALATLALREAREAFEREYLLTQINRFGGNISRTANFVGMERSALHRKLKSLGVVTSAKSGARIAHVDEEVDAAE; this is encoded by the coding sequence ATGAGCGACATACTCATTGTTGATGACGAGCGTGATATTCGCGAGTTGATTTCCGACATTCTCAAGGATGAAGGATATCCCACCCGTCTGGCGGGCAACTCCGATGATGCGATGGCGGCGATCAATGCGGAAGCCCCGGCGCTGATTGTGCTGGACATCTGGCTCAAGGACAGTCGCATGGACGGGATTGATATACTCAAATCGGTCAAGCGCGATAATCCGGATGTGCCGGTGGTCATCATTTCCGGCCATGGGAACATCGAGATTGCGGTCGCGGCGATCAAGCAGGGCGCTTATGATTTCATCGAAAAACCGTTCAACATTGATCAGTTACTGGTGGTGATCCGCCGTGCGATGGAAACGTCGCGCCTGCGTCGTGAGAACCAGAGCCTGCGCCGCCGTGATGTGACCAGTTCTGATATGATCGGCAATTCCGCAGCTTTCCGCGCCTTGGTCGGACAGTTGGACAAAGTTACCAAATCGAACGGACGGATTATGCTGACCGGGCCAGCAGGTTCAGGTAAAGAAGTTGCCGCACGCTATATCCATGCCAACTCGAACCGGGCCGCTGCGCCCTTTGTGACCGTGAATTGTGCTGGCGTCGCTCCGGAGAGGATGGAGGAAGTTCTGTTTGGACGCGAAACGCCGGAGCGCGGTGTGGAGCCGGGCCTGTTGGAAGAGGCGCATGGTGGCGTGATCTATTTCGACGAGGTTGCGGATATGCCCATCGGCACCCAGTCCAAGATCCTGCGAGTATTGGTGGACCAGCAATTCCAACGGGTAGGTGGCAATGACAAGGTGCGCGTCGATCTGCGGGTGATTTCATCAACCAACCGCGACCTGCAAAACGCCATCATCGCCGGAACATTCCGCGAAGAATTGTACCACCGCCTGAATGTGGTGCCGATCGCGGTGCCCTCTCTGGAAGAGCGGCGCGAAGACATTCCAACACTGGCCGAACATTTCATTTCGGAAATGAATGCCGTGCAGGGTTTGCCCCTGCGTGAAATCAGTGCCGATGCCGAAGCGCTGATGCAGACTATGGTGTGGCCGGGAAATGTGCGTCAGTTGAAAAATCTTGTGGAACGGGTGCTGATCCTTGGGGATGAAAGCGGACCCATTGAGGCACGCGAGTTGCCGGGTGTTGATGAGGGCAGCGGAGATGACAGCCGCGTGGTACTCTCTGGTGCGCTGGCAACACTGGCGCTGCGCGAGGCCCGCGAAGCCTTTGAGCGTGAATACCTGCTGACGCAGATCAACCGGTTTGGCGGCAATATTTCAAGGACAGCGAATTTTGTCGGCATGGAGCGTTCCGCCCTGCACCGAAAGCTTAAATCACTGGGCGTTGTAACGTCCGCCAAATCAGGCGCTCGGATTGCGCATGTGGACGAGGAAGTCGACGCCGCAGAATGA
- a CDS encoding nuclear transport factor 2 family protein, with protein MNISNPASPDFQTAKSLVQNHYRALAQATPDTVSDILSQTLHPECHWYGMHPFEEQTGPKAIADAFWSPFLAALSNVQRREDIFFAGLNEIDGFQGLWTCSMGHLMGLFDAPFLNIPATRKMTFLRYAEFNKIEAGKITQSALFVDLMHLMIQAGVNPLEAPQTGQHLVQPGPLTHDGLLHSPQDPAESTRTLSRINNMIGSINHANAAAKPLTPRDELQVDWHEDMIWWGPAGIGATYTIERYIEQHQQPFRTGLSGRAYNGHVCRMAEGTYGGFFGWPNLTLTNSNGFMGVPPCDIRADMRVVDIYRRAGDKLAENWIFIDMLHFLKMQGVDVLGELQS; from the coding sequence ATGAACATATCCAATCCCGCCTCGCCCGATTTCCAAACCGCAAAGTCACTGGTGCAGAACCACTATCGCGCGTTGGCGCAAGCCACACCTGACACTGTATCCGATATCCTCAGCCAGACCCTGCACCCTGAATGCCATTGGTACGGGATGCACCCGTTTGAGGAACAAACAGGCCCCAAGGCCATTGCGGATGCTTTCTGGTCGCCCTTCCTGGCCGCCCTTTCCAACGTTCAGCGCCGCGAGGATATCTTTTTCGCCGGTCTGAATGAAATCGACGGGTTTCAGGGCCTTTGGACCTGTTCCATGGGGCATCTGATGGGCCTCTTTGACGCACCCTTCCTGAACATCCCGGCAACACGAAAAATGACCTTCCTGCGTTATGCGGAATTCAACAAGATCGAGGCCGGAAAGATCACACAGAGTGCGTTGTTTGTGGATCTGATGCATTTGATGATTCAAGCCGGTGTCAACCCGCTGGAAGCCCCTCAAACCGGTCAGCACCTTGTGCAACCCGGCCCATTAACCCACGATGGTTTGCTGCACAGCCCTCAGGATCCTGCAGAAAGCACGCGCACACTCTCGCGTATCAACAACATGATCGGATCAATCAATCACGCCAACGCTGCGGCAAAGCCCCTGACACCCCGCGACGAACTTCAGGTGGATTGGCACGAGGACATGATCTGGTGGGGTCCGGCCGGCATTGGCGCGACCTACACCATCGAGCGTTACATCGAACAGCATCAACAACCCTTCAGAACCGGATTGTCGGGGCGCGCCTATAACGGGCACGTATGCCGCATGGCCGAAGGCACCTATGGCGGGTTTTTTGGCTGGCCCAATCTGACACTAACCAACAGCAACGGGTTTATGGGCGTCCCGCCCTGCGATATCCGAGCCGACATGCGGGTCGTAGACATCTACCGGCGCGCAGGCGACAAACTGGCCGAAAACTGGATTTTCATCGACATGCTGCACTTTCTGAAAATGCAGGGGGTGGATGTTCTGGGCGAACTTCAAAGTTAA
- the trkA gene encoding Trk system potassium transporter TrkA, translated as MKVIICGAGQVGWQIARHLSGERNDVTVVDSNPDLVRRATDTLDVQGIAGFASYPDILDRAGARDAEMIIAATYSDEVNMVTCQVAHSVFGINRKIARLRSQSYLNAIYTDLYRRDHMPIDVVISPEKEVAAAALQRLSAPAAFDTETFMEGQAHLIGITIEEECPVVNTPLRQLTDLFSTLRATVVAVRRDGSLFAPEAKDQLFVGDDCYVFTHAEDIPRTLEIFGKKVSKQDRVVLVGGGNVGLAVAQTLESQAKRVRVKVIEKNRICAEKAAEALERTIVLNGDGLDAGLLAEAGISRADGMLAITDDDKTNMLACVRAKAEGCPYTIALINDPTLVPLMTPLGIDAYINPRATTVSSILRHIRHGRVRAVYSIGDAEAEVIEAEVLSTSPLAGKRICDVDFPEGVLVGALKKGGDVIRPMGKTRIEEGDVIAIFALAGDVPEVERLLQVSIDFF; from the coding sequence ATGAAGGTGATTATCTGTGGCGCAGGGCAAGTAGGTTGGCAAATCGCGCGCCATCTTTCAGGCGAGCGTAACGACGTCACAGTGGTTGACAGTAACCCTGATCTGGTCAGGCGCGCGACGGATACGTTGGATGTGCAAGGGATCGCCGGATTTGCCAGCTATCCGGATATTCTGGATCGTGCGGGCGCGCGCGATGCGGAGATGATCATCGCCGCCACCTATTCGGATGAGGTCAACATGGTGACCTGTCAGGTGGCGCATTCGGTTTTCGGCATCAACCGCAAGATCGCGCGCCTGCGCAGCCAATCCTATTTGAACGCGATTTATACCGATCTTTATCGGCGCGATCACATGCCCATTGACGTTGTGATCAGCCCCGAAAAGGAAGTTGCTGCCGCCGCCTTGCAACGGCTTTCCGCACCCGCCGCCTTTGACACAGAGACCTTCATGGAAGGCCAGGCGCATTTGATCGGCATTACAATCGAAGAAGAATGCCCGGTTGTTAACACGCCGCTGCGCCAGTTGACGGATCTGTTTTCAACCCTTCGCGCAACGGTTGTTGCTGTGCGCAGGGATGGGTCGCTCTTTGCGCCCGAAGCCAAGGATCAGTTGTTTGTGGGGGATGATTGTTACGTCTTCACCCATGCCGAAGATATCCCGCGCACTTTGGAGATCTTTGGCAAAAAGGTAAGCAAACAGGATCGTGTTGTGCTGGTCGGGGGCGGCAATGTCGGCCTTGCCGTGGCGCAAACCCTTGAATCGCAGGCCAAACGTGTACGGGTCAAGGTGATCGAGAAAAATCGCATTTGCGCGGAAAAAGCCGCCGAAGCTCTGGAGCGCACGATTGTTCTGAATGGGGATGGTCTGGATGCGGGGCTTCTGGCCGAAGCGGGCATCTCGCGCGCGGATGGCATGCTTGCGATTACCGATGACGATAAAACCAACATGCTGGCCTGTGTGCGCGCCAAGGCCGAAGGCTGTCCCTATACCATTGCCTTGATCAATGACCCGACGCTGGTGCCCTTGATGACGCCACTGGGCATTGATGCCTACATCAACCCGCGCGCCACCACAGTCAGTTCCATCCTGCGCCATATCCGCCATGGTCGGGTGCGTGCGGTCTATTCCATTGGTGATGCAGAGGCCGAAGTGATCGAGGCCGAGGTGCTCTCAACATCTCCGCTGGCGGGTAAACGGATTTGCGATGTTGATTTCCCGGAAGGTGTGCTTGTTGGCGCTTTGAAAAAAGGCGGCGATGTCATCCGCCCCATGGGTAAGACACGGATCGAAGAAGGCGATGTGATTGCCATTTTCGCGCTGGCAGGTGACGTCCCCGAAGTGGAGCGGCTGTTGCAGGTCTCCATCGACTTTTTCTGA
- a CDS encoding potassium transporter TrkG translates to MDLPLFLLVFGVASVSMFIPALHGGAARNLDTARMFFYCALLGLTFFVLIAIAMAGRRHRYGALGSLLSLFATFVFLPAFLAIPFFEGLGTTSYLNAYVEMVSAITTTGATLFEDPERLNGTLHLWRAQVGWMGGAIMWIAASAILAPLNLGGFEVTAQAEPGQREARFSLIDRADPRERLVRVTATLLPIYIGLTILLWILLLISGDRPLVSLSHAMSVMATSGISPVGGVAYSGSGITGEALMVLFMMFALSRLTFSSDTITATQGGLRTDPEFRLGMLLILGVPLILFLRHWLGAFDVSAEDELENAVLALWGSVFTVTSFLTTTGFVSENWVQTQAWSGLETPGLILMGLALIGGGVATTAGGVKLLRVFALYLNGLREMERLVHPSSVSSAGSETKRLQRNGAFIAWIFFMLFALTLALLTILLTFVGVSFEDALVLSIAGLSTTGPLITFAADAPISLAQLDPFAKAVFCAAMVLGRLETLAIIALLTPDLWRD, encoded by the coding sequence ATGGACTTGCCGTTGTTCCTGTTGGTCTTCGGCGTGGCGTCCGTGTCGATGTTCATCCCCGCGTTGCATGGTGGTGCCGCCCGCAATCTCGATACCGCACGGATGTTCTTTTACTGCGCACTTCTGGGTCTGACGTTCTTTGTGCTGATCGCGATTGCCATGGCTGGAAGACGCCACCGGTATGGGGCTCTTGGGTCGCTGCTATCCCTGTTTGCGACCTTTGTATTCTTGCCCGCGTTTCTTGCCATACCGTTTTTCGAAGGGCTGGGTACAACCTCTTATCTGAACGCCTATGTGGAAATGGTCAGTGCCATCACCACAACCGGGGCGACCCTGTTTGAAGATCCTGAACGCCTGAACGGTACGCTGCATCTTTGGCGCGCGCAGGTCGGCTGGATGGGAGGGGCAATCATGTGGATTGCCGCCTCGGCCATCCTTGCACCGCTCAACCTGGGTGGCTTTGAAGTGACGGCGCAGGCCGAACCGGGCCAGCGCGAGGCCCGTTTCAGCTTGATTGACCGCGCCGACCCCAGAGAGCGATTGGTGAGGGTCACCGCAACATTGCTGCCCATCTATATCGGTTTGACGATTCTGCTGTGGATCTTGTTGCTGATCAGCGGAGATCGACCGTTGGTATCTTTGAGCCATGCGATGTCAGTCATGGCGACATCCGGCATATCACCCGTCGGCGGCGTCGCTTACAGCGGGTCTGGCATTACCGGCGAAGCGTTGATGGTGCTGTTCATGATGTTTGCCCTGTCAAGATTGACGTTTTCCTCCGACACCATCACCGCAACTCAGGGCGGTCTGCGCACCGATCCCGAATTCCGCCTTGGCATGTTGCTGATCCTTGGCGTGCCTTTGATCCTGTTTCTGCGCCACTGGCTGGGCGCTTTTGACGTCTCGGCCGAAGACGAACTGGAAAACGCTGTCCTTGCGCTTTGGGGATCGGTATTTACGGTTACGTCCTTTTTGACAACAACCGGATTTGTCAGCGAAAACTGGGTGCAAACGCAGGCCTGGTCGGGTCTGGAAACGCCCGGTCTTATCCTGATGGGACTTGCCCTGATCGGCGGCGGTGTTGCGACCACAGCCGGCGGTGTCAAACTGTTGCGCGTTTTCGCGCTATACCTCAATGGCTTGCGGGAAATGGAGCGTCTGGTGCACCCGTCTTCCGTCAGCAGCGCAGGTTCGGAAACCAAGCGACTGCAGCGTAATGGGGCTTTCATTGCATGGATATTTTTCATGCTGTTCGCGCTTACTCTGGCGTTGTTGACCATCCTTCTCACATTTGTTGGAGTCTCCTTTGAGGATGCGTTGGTGCTGAGCATTGCAGGCCTGTCAACGACCGGGCCTTTGATCACTTTTGCGGCTGATGCGCCTATTTCGCTTGCTCAGCTAGACCCCTTTGCAAAGGCTGTTTTTTGCGCTGCAATGGTCCTTGGGCGGCTCGAAACACTGGCAATTATCGCGCTTTTGACGCCTGATTTATGGCGCGACTAG
- the hfq gene encoding RNA chaperone Hfq: protein MASDRQNLQDAFLNHVRKTKVPVTIFLINGVKLQGVITWFDNFCVLLRRDGQSQLVYKHAISTIMPSQPISLYEGEDAS, encoded by the coding sequence ATGGCGTCGGACAGACAGAACCTTCAGGACGCGTTCCTGAATCATGTGCGCAAGACGAAAGTTCCAGTGACAATCTTCCTGATCAATGGCGTAAAGCTGCAGGGCGTGATCACGTGGTTCGACAATTTTTGTGTGTTGTTACGTCGCGATGGCCAATCGCAACTGGTCTACAAACACGCGATTTCAACCATCATGCCGAGCCAGCCGATCAGCCTCTATGAGGGCGAAGACGCTTCTTGA